From the genome of Virgibacillus siamensis, one region includes:
- a CDS encoding LCP family protein codes for MNENTRVRRTKKRKLRKRVFFLLIPMMVVFVGVCYAGYLYAKAGSVLDASYMNHGRDKSDLRDEVVDPGKDNISILIVGVDASNVRNNKNNSRSDTLMLATLNKEEESVKMVSIPRDSYVYIPKVGYKTKINHAHAYGGVPATIETVEKLMDIPVDYYVKLNFNAFIEVVNAVDGIQYNVPYEIYEQNSKDKARAIHLMPGKQKLNGEEALALARTRKYDSDIERGKRQQEIIKTVIKKAISLDSVLKFDNIIEAVGSNMTTNMTFDEMKSLISYGTGKGSLAFKTYTLEGHDYQPEGTYYWQLDQVALNKTKKMLQQHLELNTTATADGSTGEASLDIDDNNNTY; via the coding sequence ATGAATGAAAATACGAGAGTCAGACGTACCAAAAAGCGGAAACTTCGGAAAAGAGTTTTTTTCCTGTTGATTCCAATGATGGTCGTTTTTGTCGGAGTTTGCTACGCAGGTTATCTATATGCCAAGGCAGGTTCGGTACTGGATGCTTCATACATGAATCATGGCCGAGACAAATCCGATTTGCGTGATGAAGTGGTGGACCCGGGGAAAGATAATATTTCGATTCTGATTGTTGGTGTTGATGCGAGTAATGTCCGCAACAATAAAAACAATTCCAGATCCGATACACTAATGCTTGCAACATTGAACAAAGAAGAAGAAAGCGTGAAAATGGTGAGCATCCCGCGCGATTCTTACGTATATATACCGAAAGTCGGTTATAAAACAAAAATCAACCATGCCCACGCATATGGCGGTGTGCCGGCAACCATTGAAACCGTTGAAAAGCTTATGGATATACCGGTTGATTATTACGTAAAATTGAACTTTAATGCGTTTATCGAAGTCGTGAATGCAGTTGACGGCATTCAATATAACGTTCCGTACGAAATATATGAACAAAATTCCAAGGATAAAGCCCGTGCAATTCATTTGATGCCGGGTAAGCAAAAATTGAACGGCGAAGAAGCATTGGCACTGGCACGTACGAGGAAATATGACAGTGATATCGAGCGTGGAAAGCGGCAGCAGGAAATCATTAAAACAGTCATTAAGAAGGCTATTTCCCTGGATTCCGTACTCAAATTTGATAACATTATTGAAGCAGTAGGATCAAACATGACGACAAACATGACATTCGATGAAATGAAAAGTTTGATTTCGTATGGCACCGGTAAAGGAAGTCTGGCTTTTAAGACATATACACTGGAAGGACACGACTACCAGCCGGAAGGTACGTATTACTGGCAGCTGGATCAAGTTGCCTTGAACAAGACGAAAAAAATGCTCCAGCAGCATTTGGAACTTAATACAACAGCTACTGCCGATGGATCAACTGGAGAAGCTTCCTTAGACATCGACGATAACAACAATACGTATTAA
- a CDS encoding glycosyltransferase family 4 protein, translated as MLVSLIITPMFIKFALKIKATDKPDHRKVHTDPIPTLGGLVIYTSFLIGLVILQPYNEYHVSIIIASIIIVSHSVVDDVYNLTPKVKFVFQLSAALLVVFWGGLQVELVNLPFGGQVELGFFSTIVTLVWIIGLTNAMNLIDGLDGLAAGVSAIALFTIAMMAIAMNQVYVATMALILFFSTVGFLRYNFFPAKIFMGDTGSQFLGFMIAVLALLGFKNVTIISFIIPVFIAGVPLSDIILAIVRRTINKQPLTKPDSSHLHHSLVRTGFTHRQTVLLLYGLSIMFNLAAVLFSMTTIWGAVLIFLISVIAIQFLIENLELINSNFKPLTKLLNGIRRKSN; from the coding sequence ATGCTTGTTTCGTTAATCATCACGCCGATGTTTATAAAATTTGCATTAAAGATCAAAGCGACTGATAAACCGGATCACCGAAAAGTGCATACAGACCCAATTCCAACACTTGGCGGATTGGTCATCTATACAAGTTTTCTCATTGGGCTTGTTATTTTACAGCCATACAATGAATATCATGTATCCATCATTATTGCATCCATCATTATCGTTAGTCATAGTGTAGTGGATGACGTTTATAATCTTACTCCAAAGGTCAAGTTCGTTTTCCAGCTGTCGGCAGCTTTACTTGTTGTATTCTGGGGCGGTCTGCAGGTTGAATTGGTAAATTTACCGTTTGGCGGACAGGTTGAACTTGGCTTTTTCAGTACCATTGTTACACTGGTCTGGATTATTGGGCTGACGAATGCAATGAACCTGATTGATGGATTGGACGGTCTTGCCGCAGGTGTTTCGGCAATTGCGTTGTTTACGATTGCCATGATGGCCATCGCCATGAACCAGGTTTATGTAGCAACGATGGCATTGATTCTGTTTTTCAGTACAGTTGGATTTTTACGATACAATTTTTTCCCTGCGAAAATTTTCATGGGGGATACCGGTTCACAGTTTCTTGGCTTCATGATTGCGGTACTCGCCTTACTTGGGTTTAAAAATGTGACGATCATTTCGTTTATTATACCTGTTTTTATTGCCGGGGTTCCGCTGTCAGACATTATTCTTGCCATTGTCAGACGGACGATTAACAAGCAGCCGTTGACAAAGCCTGACAGTTCCCATTTGCATCACAGCCTTGTCAGGACCGGTTTTACCCACCGGCAGACGGTTCTGCTTTTATACGGGCTCAGCATCATGTTCAATTTGGCGGCAGTACTGTTCTCGATGACAACCATCTGGGGCGCTGTACTTATCTTTCTGATCTCTGTTATAGCGATTCAGTTCTTAATTGAAAATCTTGAACTTATTAATAGTAATTTCAAGCCGCTTACCAAACTATTAAATGGCATTCGCCGTAAATCAAATTAA
- a CDS encoding glycosyltransferase family 4 protein: protein MRILHLNAGNETGGGMHHILGLLNEFNSGKNPGLQESQYEMSQEFLPGSTKETPISSPDEFTLGVLEKGELLQRAQNAGIRTVHFPNRMKMSIPLMQKMKNHIKNEQIDIIHTHGPRANVYANLLKKMTPFTWVATVHSDPFHDFMGKGKYGNLLTRINVHALKNADRIIAISETFRNGLINAGFQGNRIVTALNGIDFHQGLSQTAAKKDYGFAEDDFVIIMVARLEPVKGHEVALKAFSEIAAKHPECKLVLVGEGSLLTRLKLLVNDLNISNHVHFMGHQQHVDPFYQIADLTMLTSYSESFPLVLLESARAKTPVIATDVGGVSQLIQGRQHGWKVAPGNTRELCLAMEEALYAHRKGKLQVIGDKLFTHASRKFSVQTFAEDIYNVYLKMNVD from the coding sequence ATGCGAATACTTCATTTAAATGCGGGAAATGAAACAGGTGGAGGGATGCATCACATCCTCGGGTTGCTCAATGAATTCAATTCCGGGAAAAATCCAGGTTTGCAGGAAAGCCAGTACGAAATGAGTCAGGAATTTTTACCCGGGAGCACAAAGGAGACACCAATCTCCAGTCCTGATGAGTTCACCCTTGGCGTGCTGGAAAAAGGTGAACTGCTTCAGCGCGCCCAAAATGCCGGCATTCGTACCGTACATTTTCCCAATCGGATGAAAATGAGCATCCCATTGATGCAGAAAATGAAAAACCACATCAAAAATGAGCAGATTGATATCATTCACACACACGGGCCACGCGCTAATGTCTATGCAAATCTGCTGAAAAAAATGACACCATTCACCTGGGTTGCAACTGTGCACAGTGATCCATTTCATGATTTTATGGGGAAAGGGAAGTACGGAAACCTCCTTACCCGTATAAATGTACATGCACTGAAAAATGCCGATCGGATTATTGCGATATCCGAGACATTCCGGAATGGGTTGATAAACGCAGGTTTTCAAGGTAATAGAATTGTTACTGCATTAAATGGCATTGATTTTCATCAAGGTCTGTCCCAAACTGCAGCAAAAAAGGATTACGGGTTTGCGGAAGATGATTTTGTCATCATTATGGTAGCACGGCTGGAACCGGTGAAAGGTCATGAAGTTGCTCTGAAAGCTTTTTCGGAAATTGCCGCAAAACATCCCGAATGTAAGCTTGTACTGGTTGGCGAAGGAAGCCTTCTTACCCGATTGAAGCTGCTCGTCAATGATCTGAACATCAGTAATCATGTGCATTTCATGGGACACCAGCAGCATGTCGATCCGTTCTATCAAATCGCGGATCTCACCATGCTGACGTCATACAGTGAAAGTTTTCCACTTGTTTTACTGGAATCTGCACGTGCAAAGACCCCTGTCATCGCAACAGATGTTGGTGGTGTCAGCCAATTAATTCAAGGCAGACAGCATGGCTGGAAGGTTGCCCCTGGAAATACCAGGGAACTGTGTCTTGCCATGGAAGAAGCTTTGTATGCGCATAGAAAGGGTAAATTACAAGTAATTGGAGATAAACTTTTCACACATGCATCAAGAAAATTTTCGGTACAGACTTTCGCTGAGGACATTTATAATGTATATTTAAAAATGAATGTCGATTAA
- a CDS encoding glycerate kinase family protein, whose amino-acid sequence MKVAMIPSGFKECLSAEEVAAAMKNGAKRFDPFIKTEKVPMVDGGEGFAKTITRIKQGELIHKKVTGPVGEQVDSHYGIFGENNIQTAVIEMAAVAGLKMVPSNQRNPLKTTTYGVGELIIDALEKGADYIIIGCGDSGTSDGGAGMAQALGVRFLDENHRSIYINGGEDLYRAAAIDTTDLDVRLQQTKIEVACNWTNVLCGKKGVANVFGPQKGATPEQVKVLSVSLERYADLIKYHLGIDVRQMPGGGASGGLGAGLYAFANAQLHPRFELIMDFIQIEEKIAQADLVITAEGSLDFQSVNGKIPSEVARVAQQYNTPVVAITGTVGLDAELNYNAGIHAYSSIIQKPVTLEQAMFQAPKWIEESVEGILRHITIGLRMSQQRERVFTNGDKAGQV is encoded by the coding sequence ATGAAGGTTGCAATGATACCATCAGGTTTTAAAGAGTGTTTGAGTGCAGAGGAAGTTGCTGCAGCAATGAAAAACGGGGCGAAGCGTTTTGACCCTTTTATAAAGACTGAGAAAGTTCCAATGGTTGATGGCGGTGAAGGATTTGCTAAGACAATTACAAGGATTAAGCAAGGTGAGTTGATCCACAAAAAAGTTACAGGGCCGGTTGGAGAACAAGTTGATAGTCATTATGGAATATTCGGTGAAAATAACATACAGACTGCAGTGATTGAGATGGCAGCGGTTGCCGGTTTGAAAATGGTTCCGTCTAATCAGCGGAACCCATTAAAAACGACAACTTATGGGGTAGGGGAATTAATCATCGATGCTTTGGAAAAAGGCGCTGATTATATCATTATTGGCTGTGGTGACTCGGGGACTTCCGATGGCGGGGCAGGTATGGCGCAGGCGCTTGGAGTCCGTTTCCTTGATGAAAATCATCGTTCGATTTACATCAATGGCGGAGAGGATTTGTACCGTGCGGCTGCAATCGATACAACTGACCTGGATGTACGGCTTCAGCAAACTAAAATAGAAGTCGCTTGCAATTGGACAAACGTGCTTTGCGGAAAAAAAGGTGTAGCAAACGTTTTTGGTCCGCAAAAGGGAGCTACCCCGGAGCAGGTTAAAGTGCTGTCCGTATCACTGGAGCGTTATGCAGATTTAATCAAATATCATTTGGGGATTGATGTACGTCAAATGCCAGGGGGCGGTGCTTCGGGCGGTCTGGGGGCGGGGCTGTATGCATTTGCAAATGCGCAATTACACCCGCGATTTGAATTAATTATGGATTTTATTCAAATTGAGGAAAAGATTGCTCAAGCAGATCTTGTCATTACGGCAGAAGGCAGTCTCGATTTCCAATCGGTAAATGGTAAAATTCCGAGTGAGGTTGCCAGGGTTGCTCAACAATATAATACACCGGTTGTCGCGATTACAGGTACAGTAGGACTTGATGCAGAGCTCAACTACAATGCAGGCATTCACGCATATTCCAGTATCATTCAAAAACCGGTCACCTTGGAGCAAGCCATGTTCCAGGCGCCCAAATGGATTGAAGAAAGTGTGGAAGGTATTTTGCGGCATATCACTATTGGACTTCGCATGTCTCAGCAAAGAGAAAGGGTTTTCACAAATGGAGACAAGGCTGGCCAGGTATAA
- a CDS encoding response regulator transcription factor, with product MSNHIVIIEDDESIARIIQLELEYEGFAVDVAHSGRKGLELVQSNRTDLVILDVMIPELNGMEVLRRIRAVDEQIIVIMLTARDTVYDKVNGLDLGANDYMTKPFEIEELLARIRSNLRFNKKQADRHAQAELSLGKIKIQTGSREVYDDGTIIELTPKEYDLLLYLTENKNQALEREQILNYVWGYDYFGDTNVIDVYVRYLRKKMPDAPIQTVRGVGYMVKDYT from the coding sequence ATGAGCAACCATATTGTAATAATCGAAGACGATGAAAGTATCGCGCGTATCATTCAACTTGAACTGGAATATGAAGGATTCGCAGTGGATGTTGCACATAGCGGGCGGAAAGGGCTTGAGCTTGTACAATCAAATAGGACAGATCTGGTTATCCTTGATGTAATGATTCCTGAATTAAATGGAATGGAAGTACTGAGGCGTATTCGTGCTGTTGATGAACAAATTATCGTTATTATGCTGACAGCACGGGATACGGTTTATGATAAAGTGAACGGACTTGACTTGGGGGCCAACGATTACATGACGAAACCATTTGAAATTGAAGAGTTGCTTGCCAGGATTCGTTCCAATTTGCGGTTTAACAAGAAACAGGCGGACCGTCATGCCCAGGCAGAACTTTCATTGGGAAAGATCAAAATACAAACCGGATCAAGGGAAGTGTATGATGATGGAACAATTATTGAATTGACACCAAAAGAATATGATTTACTGCTTTACTTGACAGAAAATAAAAACCAGGCACTTGAACGGGAACAGATTTTAAATTATGTATGGGGTTATGACTATTTCGGTGATACAAATGTGATTGATGTTTACGTCAGGTATTTGCGGAAAAAAATGCCCGATGCACCGATTCAAACCGTACGGGGTGTCGGTTATATGGTAAAGGACTATACGTAA
- a CDS encoding SLC13 family permease, whose protein sequence is METRLARYNKENKIIRAVEKFSTKRLIIITVHVLFASLIVLADDLSYAAKISLFAFLSAMTLWVGTKIPAGYVAVSLILIIIFLKAGEPELLYHSFGEEVIWLMLGAFIIGEAIKDSGLADRISETLLNRTKNKHVMIRSLTYVLCISAFFIPSTSGRAALSLPIVRRLNSYFSEKEREVLQVSAPVIILMSTSATIIAAGSHLIGVGFLETSTGKSISFVQWLIWGVPFALTISLLSLFVIKMMLWPKKAPNIISHQSEKRTSMSQLYQQKRKQPMNNTEKRTAGLVILLIISWMTEPVHGYDIAFLTMFGAVLFMMPVYGVISWKQGIGAVSWNLILFVASATALGRVLVDTGVVAWMETEMIGVLQLFAGAPEWILVLLVLIVTVTSHLYITSHTTRAIVFIPALILFGQTIGADPVAIVFISLIGMNYCITFPVSSKALLLFYEEEDFTYDAKTLLKISLVLMPLYIFVMMVYYFTYWQWTGLSF, encoded by the coding sequence ATGGAGACAAGGCTGGCCAGGTATAATAAAGAAAATAAGATTATCAGGGCGGTTGAGAAATTTTCAACAAAACGATTGATCATTATAACGGTTCACGTTCTTTTCGCTAGTTTAATAGTATTGGCAGATGATCTCAGTTACGCAGCGAAAATATCACTGTTTGCTTTTCTGTCTGCTATGACACTTTGGGTTGGTACCAAAATTCCGGCTGGATATGTGGCTGTATCGTTGATTTTAATCATTATATTTCTGAAGGCGGGAGAGCCGGAACTTCTGTATCATTCATTTGGTGAAGAAGTGATATGGCTGATGCTGGGAGCATTTATAATCGGAGAGGCGATAAAGGATTCGGGGCTTGCTGATCGAATCAGCGAAACATTATTGAATAGGACAAAAAATAAACATGTAATGATCCGGTCACTGACATACGTTTTATGCATATCAGCATTCTTTATCCCGTCAACTTCCGGAAGGGCAGCATTGTCGTTGCCGATTGTCAGACGGCTTAACAGTTATTTTTCGGAAAAAGAAAGGGAAGTGCTGCAGGTCTCTGCTCCGGTGATTATCCTGATGAGTACGTCAGCAACAATCATTGCAGCCGGATCGCATTTAATCGGAGTTGGTTTCCTGGAAACTTCCACCGGTAAATCGATTTCCTTTGTTCAGTGGCTTATATGGGGCGTTCCATTCGCTTTGACGATATCATTACTGTCACTTTTTGTAATTAAAATGATGCTGTGGCCGAAAAAGGCGCCTAACATAATATCACATCAGTCAGAAAAAAGAACATCCATGTCACAACTGTATCAACAGAAAAGGAAACAGCCAATGAATAATACGGAAAAAAGGACAGCTGGACTTGTCATCCTGCTAATCATCAGCTGGATGACGGAGCCTGTTCACGGGTATGATATAGCATTTCTAACTATGTTCGGCGCGGTGTTATTTATGATGCCGGTGTATGGCGTGATCAGCTGGAAGCAGGGTATTGGTGCTGTTTCCTGGAATTTAATACTGTTTGTTGCATCAGCAACCGCATTGGGCAGAGTCCTGGTTGATACAGGAGTGGTAGCATGGATGGAAACGGAAATGATCGGTGTATTGCAGTTGTTTGCGGGAGCACCGGAATGGATCCTTGTATTGCTGGTTTTAATCGTGACGGTTACAAGCCACTTATATATTACATCGCATACAACCCGGGCAATCGTCTTTATTCCGGCCCTGATCCTGTTTGGTCAAACAATTGGTGCAGACCCTGTTGCAATTGTATTTATCAGTTTAATAGGGATGAACTATTGTATAACATTTCCGGTCAGTTCAAAGGCGCTGCTGCTTTTTTATGAAGAGGAGGACTTCACATACGATGCAAAAACCTTGTTAAAAATCAGTTTAGTTCTAATGCCTCTTTATATTTTCGTTATGATGGTGTATTACTTTACTTACTGGCAATGGACCGGTTTATCCTTTTAA
- a CDS encoding WecB/TagA/CpsF family glycosyltransferase, whose protein sequence is MNEHVDTVRIMNLDFINTTQNGFLEDVLDPHLQHGRKCFVVTGNPEIAMRAREDKEYRKAVGAANYVIPDGAGILIAAKYKKQPLKERVAGYDVMRDLLDYANEHRMSCYFLGATEEVNKKAVAEVERQYPHVKIAGRHHGFFALDDHSIVEEVRASGADIVFVALGLPRQEIWIAQHFDVFDKGIFMGVGGSIDVIAGEVKRAPDFWIKLNLEWLYRLLKQPFRFKRILKVAEFMLRIFFKKS, encoded by the coding sequence ATGAATGAACATGTCGATACAGTACGTATTATGAACCTGGATTTTATCAACACCACACAAAATGGATTTCTGGAGGATGTCCTGGATCCACATCTTCAGCATGGAAGAAAGTGTTTTGTTGTAACAGGCAATCCAGAAATTGCCATGCGCGCACGGGAGGATAAGGAATATCGAAAAGCTGTGGGAGCCGCTAATTACGTTATTCCGGACGGAGCAGGCATTCTGATTGCCGCGAAATATAAAAAACAGCCATTAAAGGAGCGTGTTGCAGGATATGATGTGATGCGCGATCTTCTGGATTACGCAAATGAGCATCGGATGAGCTGTTATTTTCTCGGCGCGACGGAAGAGGTTAATAAAAAAGCAGTCGCTGAGGTGGAGCGTCAGTACCCGCATGTCAAAATTGCCGGGCGTCACCACGGCTTTTTTGCCTTGGATGATCATTCTATAGTGGAGGAGGTTCGTGCCTCAGGTGCCGATATCGTATTTGTTGCCCTCGGACTGCCCCGCCAGGAAATATGGATTGCCCAACACTTTGACGTATTCGATAAAGGCATCTTCATGGGAGTCGGCGGATCAATCGATGTGATAGCAGGGGAAGTAAAACGTGCCCCCGATTTTTGGATCAAGCTTAACCTTGAATGGCTCTATCGTCTGTTAAAGCAGCCATTTAGATTTAAACGAATCTTAAAAGTAGCCGAATTTATGCTGCGGATATTTTTCAAAAAAAGCTAG